One Mycolicibacterium fortuitum subsp. fortuitum genomic window carries:
- a CDS encoding copper transporter, with translation MITLRAHAISLAAVFLALAIGVALGSGLLSNTVLSGLRDDKMDLQHQIESLNDGKNALNEKLNAAGEFDAQMAPRIVRDALKDKSVVVFRTPDAADGDVDAMTRFVRDAGGTVTGKVSLTEEFVEANSADKLLSVVNSPIVPAGKQLSTAAVDQGSQAGDLLGITLLIDRNPAAAPVDDMQRQTVLTALRDTGFLTYDDPHIGAANTALIVTGGGLGDDGGNRGATVARFAAGLAPHGTGTVLAGRSGSASGTGPVAVTRSDAGLTAMVSTVDDADSSAGQITAVLALSDLTSGGKPGRYGTGQGATSVTVPQ, from the coding sequence GTGATCACGCTACGCGCACATGCGATTTCGTTGGCGGCAGTGTTCCTCGCCCTGGCCATCGGCGTGGCCCTCGGTTCGGGGCTGCTGTCCAACACCGTGCTGTCAGGCCTTCGGGACGACAAGATGGACCTGCAGCACCAGATCGAGTCACTCAATGATGGCAAGAACGCGTTGAATGAAAAGCTTAATGCCGCAGGTGAATTCGATGCGCAAATGGCGCCGCGGATAGTGCGTGACGCATTGAAGGACAAGTCGGTGGTGGTGTTCCGCACACCGGATGCCGCCGACGGTGACGTGGACGCCATGACGCGGTTCGTCCGTGATGCGGGCGGCACGGTGACCGGCAAAGTCTCGCTCACCGAAGAGTTCGTCGAAGCGAATTCGGCCGACAAGCTGCTGTCGGTCGTCAACTCGCCGATCGTGCCCGCGGGCAAACAGCTCAGCACCGCGGCGGTGGACCAAGGGTCCCAGGCCGGCGACCTGCTGGGGATCACGCTGCTGATCGACCGGAACCCCGCCGCCGCACCGGTCGACGACATGCAGCGTCAGACCGTGCTCACCGCGCTTCGCGATACCGGGTTCCTGACCTATGACGATCCACACATCGGGGCGGCCAACACGGCACTGATCGTGACCGGTGGCGGATTGGGGGACGACGGCGGCAACCGGGGCGCGACCGTGGCGCGGTTTGCCGCCGGGTTGGCACCGCACGGCACCGGCACGGTGCTGGCGGGACGCTCCGGATCGGCGTCCGGAACCGGCCCTGTGGCTGTGACCAGGTCAGATGCCGGTCTGACTGCCATGGTCAGCACCGTGGACGACGCCGATTCCAGCGCCGGTCAGATCACGGCCGTACTGGCATTGAGTGACCTCACGAGCGGCGGGAAGCCGGGCAGGTACGGGACCGGGCAGGGTGCGACGTCGGTGACCGTCCCGCAATAG
- a CDS encoding CGNR zinc finger domain-containing protein translates to MPDPRPHVGEPLALDLLNTRWMSADGPQDLLADVDGLKVWLLANGLGDRCEADERSRLALIAAREAILQALSEGSLDGVNEVLERGRIRRELTGSGPAEVVEVPQAEWLAGWLAADDLLRLLGESPDRIKQCAHPHCILWFHDTSKNGARRWHSMATCGNRAKAARHYAAKRE, encoded by the coding sequence ATGCCTGATCCGCGCCCACACGTCGGTGAGCCTCTGGCGCTGGATCTGCTGAACACCCGGTGGATGTCGGCGGACGGCCCACAGGACCTTCTCGCAGACGTCGACGGGTTGAAAGTCTGGTTGCTGGCCAATGGACTGGGCGATCGCTGCGAGGCTGACGAGCGGTCGCGTCTCGCGCTCATCGCGGCCCGCGAGGCGATCCTGCAAGCGCTTTCGGAGGGGTCCCTCGACGGGGTCAACGAGGTGCTGGAACGGGGGCGGATCCGCCGTGAGCTCACCGGGTCGGGGCCGGCGGAAGTGGTCGAGGTGCCGCAAGCCGAGTGGCTGGCCGGCTGGCTGGCCGCCGACGACCTGCTGCGGTTGCTGGGCGAGTCGCCCGATCGGATCAAGCAATGCGCGCACCCACACTGCATCCTGTGGTTCCACGACACCTCCAAAAACGGAGCGCGGCGATGGCACTCGATGGCTACCTGTGGCAACCGCGCCAAGGCTGCGCGGCACTACGCGGCGAAGCGCGAATGA
- the steA gene encoding putative cytokinetic ring protein SteA gives MKMSTLLTRNASSRPGVTGTARVDRDIDRLLRRVGPGDIVVLDAQDLDRITADALVEAQVAGVVNASPSISGRYPNLGPEVLVANGVVLIDEAGPEVFKKVKDGARIRLNNGGVYSGDRRIALGTERNDQEIHELMHDAKSGLVAHLEAFAGNTIEFIRSESPLLIDGIGIPNIDVDLHRRHVVIVAEEPDAADDLKALKPFIKEYQPVLVGVGVGADVLRKAGYRPALIVGDPDKMSVEVLRCGAQVVLPADADGHAAGLERIQDLGVGAMTFPAAGSAADLALLLCDHHGASLIVTAGHTASIEEFFDRSRQRSNPSTFLTRLKVGEKLVDAKAVATLYRSRVSGGAIALLVLAMLVAVVVALWVSRADGAVLDWIVDYWNRFTLWVQNLVS, from the coding sequence ATGAAGATGTCCACGCTGCTCACTCGCAATGCCAGTTCGCGTCCGGGAGTGACCGGCACTGCCCGTGTGGACCGCGACATCGATCGGCTGCTGCGCCGCGTCGGCCCTGGCGACATCGTCGTCCTCGACGCTCAGGATCTGGACCGGATCACCGCCGATGCGCTTGTCGAGGCCCAGGTCGCCGGTGTCGTCAACGCCTCGCCGTCCATCTCGGGGCGCTACCCGAACCTGGGGCCGGAGGTGCTCGTGGCCAACGGTGTCGTGCTGATCGACGAGGCCGGCCCCGAGGTCTTCAAAAAGGTCAAGGACGGGGCGCGGATCCGGCTGAACAACGGTGGCGTGTACTCGGGTGACCGCCGCATCGCGTTGGGCACCGAGCGCAACGACCAAGAGATCCACGAGTTGATGCACGACGCCAAGAGTGGCCTGGTGGCACATCTGGAAGCGTTCGCGGGCAACACAATCGAGTTCATCCGCAGCGAGAGCCCGCTGCTGATCGACGGCATCGGTATCCCCAACATCGACGTGGACCTGCACCGCCGGCATGTGGTGATCGTGGCCGAGGAGCCCGACGCGGCCGACGACCTCAAGGCGCTCAAGCCGTTCATCAAGGAGTACCAACCGGTGCTGGTCGGCGTCGGCGTCGGCGCGGACGTGTTGCGCAAGGCCGGATACCGCCCCGCGCTCATCGTCGGCGACCCGGACAAGATGAGCGTGGAGGTGTTGCGGTGTGGTGCCCAGGTGGTGCTGCCCGCGGACGCCGACGGCCACGCCGCCGGGCTGGAGCGCATCCAGGACCTCGGCGTGGGTGCGATGACGTTCCCGGCCGCCGGATCGGCAGCCGACCTGGCGCTGCTGCTGTGCGATCACCACGGGGCATCACTGATCGTCACCGCAGGCCACACGGCCTCGATCGAGGAGTTCTTCGACCGCTCCCGCCAGCGCAGCAACCCCTCGACGTTCCTGACCCGTTTGAAGGTCGGAGAGAAGCTGGTCGACGCCAAGGCAGTGGCGACGCTGTATCGCAGCCGGGTGTCCGGAGGGGCGATCGCGCTGTTGGTGCTGGCCATGCTGGTGGCAGTGGTGGTCGCGCTGTGGGTGTCGCGAGCCGACGGAGCCGTGCTCGACTGGATCGTCGACTACTGGAACCGCTTCACGCTCTGGGTACAGAACCTCGTCAGCTGA
- a CDS encoding VOC family protein, with the protein MTGTITPQLATGHVGINVTDLDRSVTFYRDALGFEPLAVHREGEHRYAFLGTGGTLRLTLWQQSDGRFSPETPGLHHLSFEAASIEEVRTVEAALKALGTEFAHDGVVAHGEGTASGGIFFTDPDGTRLEVYAPTGAQTAPAPTGAAPTCGFF; encoded by the coding sequence ATGACCGGAACCATCACCCCTCAGCTCGCCACCGGACACGTCGGCATCAATGTCACCGATCTGGACCGCTCGGTGACCTTCTACCGGGATGCGCTGGGATTCGAACCCCTTGCCGTCCACCGCGAGGGCGAGCACCGCTACGCCTTCCTCGGCACCGGCGGGACGCTGCGGCTGACCCTCTGGCAGCAGAGTGATGGCCGGTTCTCCCCAGAAACCCCTGGCCTGCACCACCTTTCGTTCGAGGCGGCCAGCATCGAGGAGGTGCGCACGGTCGAGGCCGCGCTGAAGGCCCTTGGCACCGAGTTCGCGCACGACGGGGTCGTCGCCCACGGCGAGGGCACCGCCTCCGGCGGCATCTTCTTCACCGATCCCGACGGAACCCGTCTCGAGGTGTACGCGCCGACCGGGGCACAGACCGCTCCCGCACCCACCGGGGCGGCGCCCACGTGCGGATTCTTCTGA
- a CDS encoding CTP synthase encodes MLLPALRKHPNTTTKHLFVTGGVVSSLGKGLTASSLGQLLTARGLQVTMQKLDPYLNVDPGTMNPFQHGEVFVTEDGAETDLDVGHYERFLDRDLSQSANVTTGQVYSSVIAKERRGEYLGDTVQVIPHITDEIKSRILAMAEPDAAGNRPDVVITEIGGTVGDIESLPFLEAARQVRHEVGRENCFFLHVSLVPYLAPSGELKTKPTQHSVAALRSIGITPDALILRCDRDVPEPLKNKIALMCDVDVDGVISTPDAPSIYDIPKVLHREELDAYVVRRLNLPFRDVDWTEWDDLLRRVHEPQETVRIALVGKYIDLSDAYLSVAEALRAGGFKHRAKVEIRWVASDDCETDAGAAAALSDVDGVLIPGGFGIRGIEGKLGAISFARKRGLPVLGLCLGLQCIVIEAARSVGITGANSAEFDPKTPDPVISTMADQEDAVAGEADLGGTMRLGAYPAVLEPGSIVAEAYQATEVSERHRHRFEVNNAYRDRIAESGLRFSGTSPDGHLVEFVEYDSKIHPFLVGTQAHPELKSRPTRPHPLFAGFIGAALDYKAAERLPGMDLPEHFVEEAQDVAAGESPVDEPLEKSDVRG; translated from the coding sequence ATGCTTTTGCCCGCCTTACGCAAGCACCCGAACACCACCACCAAACACCTCTTCGTCACCGGTGGTGTGGTGTCTTCTCTGGGTAAGGGGTTGACCGCCTCGAGCCTCGGTCAGCTGCTCACCGCTCGGGGGCTGCAGGTAACCATGCAGAAGCTCGACCCCTACCTGAACGTGGATCCGGGCACCATGAACCCGTTCCAGCACGGTGAGGTGTTCGTCACCGAAGACGGCGCCGAAACCGACCTCGACGTCGGTCACTACGAGCGCTTTCTGGACCGCGACCTGTCGCAGTCGGCCAACGTGACCACCGGCCAGGTCTACTCGTCGGTGATCGCCAAGGAGCGCCGCGGCGAATACCTGGGTGACACCGTGCAGGTGATTCCCCACATCACCGACGAGATCAAGAGCCGCATCCTGGCAATGGCCGAACCCGACGCGGCCGGAAATCGCCCCGACGTGGTGATCACCGAAATCGGCGGCACCGTAGGCGATATCGAGTCGCTGCCGTTCCTGGAGGCGGCCCGGCAGGTCCGCCACGAGGTGGGCCGGGAGAATTGCTTCTTCCTGCACGTGTCCCTGGTGCCGTACCTGGCTCCCTCCGGCGAACTCAAGACCAAGCCGACCCAGCACTCGGTGGCCGCGCTGCGCAGCATCGGTATCACGCCCGACGCACTGATCCTGCGCTGCGACCGCGACGTTCCCGAGCCGCTGAAGAACAAGATCGCGCTGATGTGCGACGTCGACGTCGACGGTGTGATCTCCACACCGGATGCGCCGTCGATCTACGACATCCCGAAGGTGCTGCACCGCGAAGAACTCGATGCCTACGTGGTGCGCCGGCTGAACCTGCCGTTCCGCGACGTGGACTGGACGGAGTGGGACGACCTGCTGCGCCGGGTGCACGAGCCGCAGGAAACCGTGCGGATTGCTCTGGTGGGCAAGTACATCGACCTGTCGGACGCCTACCTCTCGGTGGCCGAGGCGCTGCGCGCGGGCGGCTTCAAGCACCGGGCCAAGGTGGAGATCCGGTGGGTGGCCTCCGATGACTGCGAGACCGACGCAGGGGCTGCGGCCGCGCTCTCTGACGTCGACGGGGTCCTGATTCCCGGCGGGTTCGGCATTCGCGGTATCGAGGGCAAGCTCGGGGCGATCTCGTTCGCCCGCAAGCGTGGCCTGCCGGTTCTCGGACTGTGTCTGGGCCTGCAGTGCATCGTGATCGAGGCTGCCAGGTCCGTCGGCATCACCGGAGCGAACTCCGCCGAGTTCGATCCCAAGACCCCGGACCCGGTGATCTCCACGATGGCCGACCAGGAGGACGCCGTCGCCGGCGAGGCCGACCTCGGCGGCACCATGCGCCTGGGCGCCTATCCCGCCGTGCTCGAGCCAGGATCGATCGTGGCCGAGGCCTATCAGGCCACTGAGGTCTCCGAACGGCACCGGCACCGCTTCGAGGTCAACAACGCCTACCGGGACAGGATCGCCGAGAGTGGTCTGCGGTTCAGCGGCACCTCTCCGGACGGGCACCTGGTCGAGTTCGTGGAGTACGACTCGAAGATCCACCCGTTCCTGGTCGGGACGCAGGCGCACCCGGAGCTCAAAAGCCGGCCGACGCGGCCACATCCGCTGTTCGCCGGGTTCATCGGTGCGGCGCTGGACTACAAGGCCGCGGAGCGGTTGCCCGGCATGGATCTTCCCGAGCATTTCGTCGAGGAAGCCCAGGACGTGGCGGCCGGCGAGAGTCCGGTGGACGAGCCTCTGGAGAAGTCCGACGTCCGTGGCTGA
- a CDS encoding NAD kinase — MTAERTILLVVHTGRDEATEVARRVEKVLGDNGIGLKVLSAEAVDRGPLHLAPDDMRALGVDIEVVDADERAAEGCELVLVLGGDGTFLRAAELARNVEIPVLGVNLGRIGFLAEAEAEAIDHVLERVIQRDYRIEERMTLDIAVRVGTDVVNRGWALNEASLEKGPRLGVLGVVLEVDGRPVSSFGCDGVLVSTPTGSTAYAFSAGGPVLWPDLEAILVVPNNAHALFARPMVTSPLASIAIEVEASGNDALVFCDGRREMVVPAGGRLEVTRCGTPLKWVRLDSAPFTDRLVRKFRLPVTGWRGQ; from the coding sequence ATGACGGCTGAACGCACGATTCTGCTGGTGGTGCACACCGGCCGGGACGAGGCGACCGAAGTTGCCCGCCGGGTGGAAAAGGTGCTCGGCGACAACGGTATTGGTCTGAAGGTGCTTTCGGCGGAGGCCGTCGACCGCGGCCCGCTGCATCTGGCTCCCGACGACATGCGTGCCCTCGGCGTCGACATCGAGGTGGTCGACGCCGACGAGCGCGCGGCCGAAGGGTGCGAACTGGTGCTGGTGCTCGGCGGGGACGGGACGTTCCTGCGGGCCGCCGAGCTCGCACGCAATGTCGAGATTCCGGTGTTGGGAGTCAATCTCGGTCGGATCGGCTTCCTGGCCGAGGCCGAGGCCGAGGCCATCGACCACGTGCTCGAGCGCGTCATCCAGCGCGATTACCGCATCGAGGAGCGGATGACCCTCGACATCGCGGTGCGCGTAGGAACCGATGTCGTTAACCGCGGGTGGGCGCTCAACGAGGCCAGCCTGGAGAAGGGGCCGCGGCTCGGTGTCCTGGGCGTGGTGTTGGAGGTCGACGGGCGCCCTGTGTCGTCGTTCGGCTGCGACGGGGTGCTGGTGTCGACTCCGACGGGGTCCACCGCCTACGCGTTCTCGGCAGGTGGCCCGGTGCTGTGGCCTGACCTGGAGGCAATCCTGGTGGTACCCAACAATGCTCACGCACTGTTCGCGCGGCCGATGGTGACGAGCCCGCTGGCCAGTATCGCCATCGAGGTCGAGGCGAGCGGCAATGATGCCCTGGTGTTCTGTGACGGTCGCCGGGAGATGGTTGTACCGGCCGGTGGCCGGCTCGAAGTGACGCGCTGCGGCACCCCGCTGAAGTGGGTGCGGCTGGATTCGGCGCCGTTCACCGATCGGTTGGTGCGCAAGTTCCGGTTGCCGGTCACCGGATGGCGGGGACAGTAG
- a CDS encoding pyridoxamine 5'-phosphate oxidase family protein yields the protein MYHSGELAVQRRLGQHAIAARVGRMIRTEVPAAAAAFLAEQPMIVIAAADDEGRVWTSLIAGPPGFVHADDPGTIVIEALPAPGDPLRDVLRRGAPIGLIAIEPQTRRRMRVNGSAEPAGNGMRIVPDQVYSNCPKYISRRHIAGGESVPQVSEAHIGQALTDRQQELITGADAFFIGSADAEGNADASHRGGNPGFVQVLSPRRLRWPDYRGNSMFMTLGNIEANPRCGLLVVDWSSGWTIQLTGTAEINWEEADSSAGAQCAVDFELDEVVELTQVSPLRWTAPELSPANPGPATGRG from the coding sequence ATGTATCACTCGGGTGAATTGGCGGTGCAGCGGCGCTTGGGGCAGCACGCCATCGCCGCCCGCGTCGGCCGCATGATCCGCACCGAAGTTCCGGCAGCCGCCGCAGCATTCCTCGCCGAACAACCGATGATCGTGATCGCCGCAGCAGATGACGAAGGCCGGGTGTGGACCAGCTTGATCGCCGGTCCGCCCGGATTCGTCCACGCCGACGATCCAGGCACGATCGTGATCGAGGCGCTGCCGGCACCGGGCGATCCGCTGCGCGATGTGCTGCGCCGCGGCGCACCGATCGGGCTCATCGCCATCGAACCGCAGACCCGGCGCCGAATGCGGGTCAACGGCTCCGCCGAACCGGCGGGCAACGGGATGCGGATCGTCCCCGACCAGGTGTACTCGAACTGCCCGAAGTACATCTCGCGCAGGCACATCGCCGGCGGCGAGTCCGTACCGCAGGTATCCGAAGCGCACATCGGCCAGGCCCTCACGGACCGCCAGCAGGAGCTCATCACGGGGGCCGACGCCTTCTTCATCGGCTCGGCAGACGCCGAAGGTAACGCCGACGCGTCCCACCGGGGCGGCAATCCCGGCTTTGTGCAAGTGCTCTCACCGCGGCGGTTGCGCTGGCCGGACTACCGCGGGAATTCGATGTTCATGACGCTGGGCAACATCGAGGCCAATCCGCGATGCGGGCTGTTGGTGGTCGACTGGTCTTCAGGGTGGACGATCCAGCTCACCGGTACAGCCGAAATCAATTGGGAGGAAGCCGATTCCAGTGCCGGCGCCCAGTGCGCCGTCGATTTCGAACTCGACGAGGTGGTGGAGTTGACCCAGGTCAGCCCGCTGCGGTGGACGGCTCCCGAACTGTCACCGGCAAACCCGGGCCCGGCTACCGGGCGGGGCTAG
- the recN gene encoding DNA repair protein RecN codes for MLSEIRIESLGAISAATAEFDRGLTVLTGETGTGKTMVVTSLHLLGGARADATRVRSGSDRAVVEGRFNTSELGEDVTGRVEEILDSSGAERDDDGSVIAARSVSRAGPSRAYLGGRSVPAKSLSNFTAQVLTLHGQNDQLRLMRPDEQRAALDRFAEVDKPLARYRSIRDEWLTARRDLADRRRRARELAQEADRLSFGIHEIDAVAPEPGEDEAIIADIRRLSELDALREAAQTARFALAGELDEPTPESTSAADGVGRAQAALESTDDAALQALAVRLAEAMAVIGDVSGELGDYLSELPSDASTLETKLARQAELRTLTRKYAADIDGVLEWSRDAAERLAQLDVSEESLAALDRKVAELEAKLVAAAAELTKARSKAAKGLAKAVTAELAGLAMANAVFTIGVTPMQARADDSAPVTMPDGEVLHAGHDGVDAVEFGFTAHRGADVLPLAKSASGGELSRVMLALEVVLSASTAGTTMVFDEVDAGVGGRAAVQIGRRLARLARTHQVIVVTHLPQVAAFADAHLVVDSGNGRAKSSGVRRIDDEDRVAELARMLAGLGESDSGRAHARELLEAAQQERSAP; via the coding sequence GTGCTGTCAGAGATTCGGATCGAGTCGTTGGGCGCGATCAGCGCTGCCACTGCCGAGTTCGACCGTGGGTTGACGGTCCTGACCGGTGAAACCGGTACCGGTAAGACGATGGTGGTGACGAGCCTGCACCTGCTCGGCGGGGCGCGCGCTGACGCCACCAGGGTGCGCTCGGGCTCTGACCGCGCCGTGGTGGAAGGACGTTTCAACACAAGCGAACTCGGCGAGGACGTGACCGGACGAGTCGAGGAGATCCTGGACTCATCGGGCGCCGAGCGTGATGACGACGGCAGCGTGATAGCGGCCCGCTCGGTCAGCCGGGCCGGGCCGTCGCGGGCATATCTGGGCGGACGCAGCGTGCCGGCCAAATCGTTGAGCAACTTCACCGCCCAGGTTTTGACGCTGCACGGCCAGAACGATCAGCTGCGGTTGATGCGGCCCGACGAGCAGCGGGCGGCGCTGGACCGGTTCGCCGAGGTGGACAAGCCGCTGGCCCGGTACCGGAGCATCCGAGACGAGTGGCTCACGGCGCGGCGCGACCTGGCCGACCGTCGCCGGCGGGCCCGGGAGCTGGCGCAGGAGGCCGATCGGCTGAGCTTCGGGATCCACGAGATCGACGCGGTCGCACCGGAACCCGGTGAGGACGAGGCGATCATCGCCGATATCCGTCGGCTTTCGGAGCTCGATGCACTGCGGGAGGCTGCACAAACCGCCCGGTTCGCGCTTGCCGGCGAGCTCGACGAGCCCACGCCGGAGTCCACCTCCGCGGCCGACGGTGTCGGTCGGGCGCAGGCGGCGCTCGAATCGACCGACGACGCGGCACTGCAGGCATTGGCCGTCCGCCTGGCCGAGGCGATGGCGGTGATCGGTGACGTGTCCGGCGAGCTCGGTGACTATCTGTCCGAGTTGCCCAGCGATGCCAGCACTTTGGAGACCAAACTGGCACGTCAAGCGGAGCTGCGCACCCTCACCCGCAAATATGCCGCCGACATCGACGGGGTGTTGGAGTGGTCGCGCGATGCCGCTGAGCGGCTGGCCCAGCTCGATGTGTCCGAGGAGAGCCTGGCTGCTCTGGACCGCAAGGTCGCCGAGCTCGAGGCGAAGTTGGTCGCGGCGGCGGCCGAACTCACCAAGGCACGGTCCAAGGCCGCCAAGGGGCTGGCCAAGGCGGTGACCGCGGAGCTGGCCGGATTGGCCATGGCCAATGCGGTGTTCACCATCGGGGTTACGCCGATGCAGGCGCGGGCCGATGACTCCGCCCCGGTGACCATGCCCGATGGCGAGGTTCTGCACGCCGGGCACGACGGGGTGGACGCGGTGGAATTCGGCTTCACCGCACACCGAGGAGCGGATGTACTGCCCTTGGCCAAAAGTGCCTCCGGCGGTGAGCTTTCTCGCGTGATGTTGGCGCTTGAGGTGGTGTTGTCGGCGTCGACGGCGGGCACCACGATGGTGTTCGACGAGGTCGACGCCGGGGTCGGTGGCCGGGCCGCTGTTCAGATCGGTCGCAGGCTGGCCCGACTGGCGCGCACCCACCAGGTCATCGTGGTGACCCACCTGCCTCAGGTCGCGGCTTTCGCCGATGCACACCTGGTGGTGGACAGCGGTAATGGCCGCGCCAAGTCCAGCGGCGTGCGCCGTATCGATGACGAGGACCGGGTGGCCGAGCTGGCCAGGATGCTGGCCGGGCTGGGGGAGTCCGACAGCGGCCGGGCGCACGCCAGGGAGCTGTTGGAGGCTGCGCAGCAGGAGCGCAGCGCGCCCTAG
- a CDS encoding NUDIX domain-containing protein, producing the protein MAEHDFETLASETVYVGSIFALRADEVSMPGGATARREVVEHYGAVAVVALDEDDNVVLVYQYRHPLGRRLWELPAGLLDLGGEPPEVTAARELEEEVGLAASDWRVLVDLDSTPGFSDESVRIFLATGLTDVERPEAEHEEADMVVERVPLKDAVQRVFTGDIVNGIAVAGILAAHAMSGADALRPVDAVWTDRPTAFRRRKGLS; encoded by the coding sequence GTGGCTGAACACGACTTCGAGACGCTTGCCAGCGAAACCGTCTACGTCGGAAGCATTTTCGCACTGCGCGCGGACGAGGTCAGCATGCCCGGGGGCGCAACGGCCCGGCGTGAGGTCGTCGAGCACTACGGCGCGGTCGCGGTGGTGGCCCTCGACGAGGACGACAACGTCGTGCTGGTGTATCAGTACCGGCATCCGCTGGGGCGTCGGCTCTGGGAACTGCCCGCCGGACTGCTCGACCTCGGCGGGGAACCTCCCGAGGTGACTGCCGCGCGCGAACTCGAAGAAGAGGTCGGCCTGGCAGCCTCAGACTGGCGAGTGCTCGTGGATCTCGATTCGACACCCGGGTTCTCCGACGAGAGTGTGCGGATCTTCCTGGCCACCGGATTGACCGACGTCGAACGCCCCGAGGCCGAGCACGAGGAAGCCGACATGGTGGTCGAGCGAGTGCCGCTCAAGGACGCCGTGCAGCGGGTGTTCACCGGCGACATCGTGAACGGCATTGCGGTGGCGGGCATTCTGGCCGCCCACGCGATGTCCGGCGCCGACGCGTTACGACCGGTCGACGCGGTGTGGACCGACCGGCCGACAGCGTTCAGGCGGCGAAAAGGCCTGTCATGA
- the xerD gene encoding site-specific tyrosine recombinase XerD, with translation MTTPSPLRSALDDQLQGYLDHLTIERGVAANTLSSYRRDLRRYAEHLRQRGIHDLAEVAESDVSDFLIALRRGDPESGVAALSAVSAARAVVAVRGLHRFATAEGMTELDVARGVKPPTPSRRLPKSLTLDEVLALLEAAGGESEADGPLTLRNRALLELLYSTGARISEAVGLDIDDIDTHARSVLLRGKGGKQRLVPIGRPAVSALDAYLVRGRPDLARRGRGTPGIFLNARGGRLSRQSAWQVLQDAAARAGIASAVSPHTLRHSFATHLLDGGADVRVVQELLGHASVTTTQIYTMVTVHTLREVWAEAHPRAR, from the coding sequence ATGACCACGCCGTCGCCCCTCCGCTCGGCCCTCGACGACCAACTTCAGGGCTACCTCGATCACCTGACGATCGAGCGGGGCGTGGCGGCCAACACCTTGAGCTCATACCGGCGCGATCTACGCCGCTATGCCGAACACCTGAGGCAACGCGGTATCCACGATCTCGCCGAGGTTGCCGAGTCCGACGTCAGTGACTTCCTGATCGCGCTACGTCGAGGGGATCCGGAATCGGGAGTGGCTGCGCTGTCGGCTGTTTCGGCGGCCAGGGCCGTGGTCGCCGTCCGCGGCCTGCACCGGTTCGCCACGGCCGAGGGCATGACCGAACTCGACGTCGCCCGCGGCGTCAAACCCCCCACGCCGAGCCGGCGGCTGCCCAAGAGCCTCACCCTCGACGAGGTGCTCGCGCTGCTCGAGGCGGCGGGCGGGGAGAGCGAGGCCGACGGACCGCTGACGCTGCGCAACCGGGCCCTGCTGGAACTGCTGTACTCCACCGGCGCGCGCATCTCCGAAGCCGTCGGACTCGACATCGACGACATCGACACCCACGCGCGTTCGGTTCTGCTGCGCGGTAAGGGCGGCAAGCAACGGCTGGTTCCCATCGGTCGTCCCGCGGTCAGCGCGTTGGACGCCTACCTGGTGCGGGGGCGTCCTGATCTGGCCCGGCGGGGCCGCGGCACCCCCGGGATATTCCTCAACGCCCGTGGCGGTCGGTTGTCCCGGCAGAGCGCCTGGCAGGTCTTGCAGGATGCGGCGGCGCGCGCCGGTATAGCCTCGGCGGTCTCACCGCACACGTTGCGGCACTCGTTCGCGACCCACCTGCTCGACGGGGGTGCCGATGTGCGCGTCGTACAGGAACTGCTGGGTCACGCCTCGGTGACCACCACGCAGATCTACACGATGGTCACCGTCCACACCCTGCGCGAGGTCTGGGCGGAGGCCCACCCGCGGGCGCGCTAA